From Thalassococcus sp. S3, one genomic window encodes:
- a CDS encoding isopenicillin N synthase family oxygenase produces MIPEFDLRLLQARDAAALTRLREAAEHVGFLTLRGTDLAPEDVRRVLTAYGAFFRLPPERKAQVDMARTGANRGWGAPQSEQVDPNANPDFKEVFDCGVELAPGDPWAGRGLAVYAPNLWPDAPDGFQTEIETYFAKARAVAMEVLRAIAVAMGARETWFDPAFERPMALLRGNYYPARPQWAAEKDFGIAPHTDYGCLTLLATDGAPGLEVLTADGTWTPVAVQPGTFVINFGEMLEMWTNGQVKATLHRVIGGTQERLSVPLFFNPSYEADVAPPGASEPIKAGPHLARRYDETYLHLKEA; encoded by the coding sequence ATGATCCCCGAATTCGATTTGCGACTTTTACAGGCACGCGATGCCGCTGCCCTGACGCGATTGCGGGAGGCGGCGGAACATGTGGGCTTTCTGACGCTGAGAGGGACCGATCTGGCGCCTGAGGATGTGCGGCGGGTTCTGACGGCCTATGGGGCGTTCTTCCGGCTTCCGCCGGAGCGCAAAGCGCAGGTCGATATGGCGCGCACCGGGGCCAATCGGGGCTGGGGCGCGCCACAATCCGAGCAGGTGGACCCGAATGCAAACCCCGATTTCAAGGAGGTGTTCGATTGCGGTGTCGAGCTGGCCCCGGGTGATCCCTGGGCGGGACGGGGACTGGCCGTCTATGCGCCGAACCTCTGGCCGGATGCACCGGACGGATTTCAGACGGAGATCGAAACCTACTTTGCGAAAGCCCGCGCGGTGGCCATGGAGGTGCTGCGGGCGATTGCCGTGGCGATGGGTGCGCGGGAGACATGGTTTGATCCCGCGTTCGAACGGCCCATGGCGCTTTTGCGGGGCAATTATTATCCCGCCCGGCCGCAATGGGCGGCGGAAAAGGATTTCGGCATTGCGCCGCATACCGATTATGGCTGCCTGACGCTTCTGGCAACCGATGGCGCGCCGGGGCTGGAGGTTTTGACCGCGGATGGGACCTGGACGCCGGTCGCGGTGCAGCCGGGCACGTTCGTGATCAATTTCGGCGAGATGCTGGAGATGTGGACAAACGGGCAGGTCAAAGCGACGTTGCACCGGGTTATCGGCGGCACGCAGGAGCGCCTTTCGGTGCCGTTGTTCTTCAACCCGTCCTATGAGGCGGATGTGGCCCCGCCGGGCGCCTCAGAGCCGATCAAGGCTGGGCCGCATCTGGCCCGCCGCTACGACGAAACCTACCTCCATCTGAAAGAGGCTTAG
- a CDS encoding iron-sulfur cluster assembly accessory protein — protein sequence MFGIPGKQAVTITPKAAAQIAKLMEKDGHSGLRIGVKKGGCAGMEYTMDYVTETDPNDEVVEQDGARVMIAPMAQMFLFGTEIDYEVSLLEAGFKFNNPNVTEACGCGESIKFAET from the coding sequence ATGTTCGGCATTCCAGGCAAGCAAGCGGTGACGATAACCCCAAAGGCTGCGGCGCAGATCGCCAAGCTGATGGAAAAGGACGGCCATTCGGGCCTGCGCATCGGCGTCAAGAAAGGCGGCTGCGCGGGTATGGAATACACGATGGACTATGTCACCGAGACCGACCCGAATGACGAAGTCGTGGAACAGGACGGTGCCCGTGTGATGATCGCACCCATGGCGCAAATGTTCCTCTTCGGGACCGAGATCGACTACGAGGTCAGCCTTCTTGAGGCAGGGTTCAAATTCAACAACCCGAACGTGACCGAAGCCTGCGGCTGCGGGGAATCGATCAAATTCGCCGAAACCTGA
- a CDS encoding glycerophosphodiester phosphodiesterase family protein: MRSITLNAAFLLCAGAALAEGPGQDVLTGYGPRPAFLIDKLPEGELKSTLMACRGQEMQRSLFSIGHRGAPMQFPEHTVESNVAAAQMGAGILECDVTFTEDHELVCRHAQNDLHTTTNILLTDLADTCVTPFAPASGGTDATAECRTSEVTLEEFRTLTPKMDSSDKTATTAEGYQGGIAGWRTDLYTADATLMTHAESIALFKSLGAKFTPELKAPSVEMPHNGFSQEDYAQKLVDEYKEAGIPPEDVWLQSFNLEDVLYWIENEPEFGAQAVYLDDTYNVDGFGHMDPSTYPDTMQSLYDRGVRYIAPPLWMLVTLQDGQIVPSAYANEAQAAGLNIITWTLERSGPLGGGGGWYYQSITDATTHDGVTYELLHVLAQDVGVAGVFSDWPATVTYYANCVGLQ; the protein is encoded by the coding sequence ATGCGGTCCATCACCTTAAACGCTGCTTTTCTTCTCTGCGCCGGTGCCGCGTTGGCCGAAGGCCCTGGCCAGGATGTCCTGACCGGCTATGGCCCCCGCCCCGCCTTCCTGATCGACAAGCTGCCCGAGGGCGAGTTGAAGTCAACGCTGATGGCCTGCCGGGGGCAGGAGATGCAGCGAAGCCTCTTTTCCATCGGTCATCGCGGCGCGCCCATGCAATTCCCGGAACATACGGTGGAATCGAACGTCGCCGCGGCACAAATGGGTGCTGGCATCCTCGAATGCGACGTGACCTTCACCGAAGATCATGAGCTGGTCTGCCGCCATGCCCAGAACGACCTGCACACGACCACCAACATCCTGCTCACTGATCTGGCTGACACCTGTGTCACTCCGTTCGCGCCTGCGTCCGGCGGCACGGATGCCACCGCTGAATGCCGCACATCGGAAGTCACCCTTGAGGAATTCCGCACACTCACCCCGAAAATGGACAGTTCCGACAAGACCGCGACCACGGCTGAGGGCTACCAAGGCGGCATCGCCGGCTGGCGTACCGACCTCTACACGGCCGATGCGACGCTGATGACGCATGCCGAATCCATCGCGCTTTTCAAATCACTTGGCGCCAAATTCACACCCGAGTTGAAAGCCCCGTCGGTCGAGATGCCCCATAACGGCTTCAGCCAAGAGGATTACGCGCAAAAGCTGGTCGATGAATACAAGGAAGCCGGTATCCCGCCCGAGGATGTCTGGCTGCAAAGCTTCAACCTCGAAGACGTCCTCTACTGGATCGAGAACGAGCCCGAATTTGGCGCGCAGGCCGTCTATCTGGACGATACCTACAATGTCGATGGCTTCGGTCACATGGATCCCTCCACCTATCCGGACACGATGCAATCCCTCTATGATCGCGGCGTGCGCTACATCGCGCCGCCTCTCTGGATGCTGGTCACGCTCCAGGACGGCCAGATCGTCCCCTCCGCCTATGCAAACGAGGCGCAAGCGGCGGGCCTGAACATCATCACATGGACACTCGAACGCTCCGGTCCCCTGGGCGGGGGCGGCGGCTGGTATTACCAGTCGATCACCGATGCCACGACCCATGACGGCGTGACCTACGAACTTCTGCATGTCCTGGCGCAGGATGTAGGAGTTGCAGGCGTCTTCTCGGATTGGCCGGCCACCGTCACCTATTATGCGAACTGCGTGGGCCTGCAATAA
- a CDS encoding SUF system Fe-S cluster assembly protein, with protein sequence MSHSPEPLEGAPLIAPSSTDHPLYEQVVDACRTVYDPEIPVNIYELGLVYTIDINPENEVKVIMTLTAPGCPVAGEMPGWVADAIEPLPGVKQVDVDLTWEPPWGMDMMSDEARLELGFM encoded by the coding sequence ATGTCCCACTCGCCCGAACCGCTTGAAGGTGCACCGCTGATCGCACCCTCCTCCACCGACCATCCGCTTTATGAGCAGGTGGTGGATGCTTGCCGCACGGTCTATGACCCGGAGATTCCGGTCAACATCTACGAGTTGGGGCTGGTCTATACGATCGACATCAATCCCGAAAACGAGGTCAAGGTGATCATGACCCTCACCGCGCCCGGCTGTCCCGTGGCTGGCGAAATGCCCGGCTGGGTCGCCGACGCCATCGAACCGCTGCCCGGCGTCAAACAGGTCGATGTCGATCTGACGTGGGAGCCGCCCTGGGGTATGGATATGATGTCCGACGAAGCCCGGCTCGAGCTCGGCTTTATGTAA
- the tgt gene encoding tRNA guanosine(34) transglycosylase Tgt, translating to MTQRFSYELTATDGAARTGVISTPRGEIRTPAFMPVGTAATVKAMLPESVAATGADVLLGNTYHLMLRPTAERIDRLGGLHRFMNWEKPILTDSGGFQVMSLAGLRKLTEEGVTFKSHIDGSKHALTPERSMEIQRLLGSDIVMCFDECPALPATEERVAESMRLSMRWAARSREAFGDRPGHALFGIQQGGVTQDLRAESAEALRKIGFDGYAVGGLAVGEGQEAMFGVLDYAPAMLPEEKPRYLMGVGKPDDIVGAVARGIDMMDCVLPSRSGRTGQVFTRRGVLNIKNARHQDDPRPLDEDCTCPACQSYSRAYLHHVFRAQEMISGMLLTWHNLHYYQEIMSGMRTAISEGRFDAWQREFHAGRAEGDIEPL from the coding sequence ATGACCCAGCGATTTTCCTATGAACTGACCGCCACCGACGGCGCGGCGCGCACCGGTGTGATCAGCACACCGCGTGGCGAGATCCGCACGCCCGCTTTCATGCCGGTGGGCACGGCGGCGACGGTCAAGGCGATGCTGCCGGAAAGCGTGGCGGCAACGGGGGCGGATGTGCTGCTGGGCAACACCTATCATCTGATGCTGCGGCCCACGGCGGAGCGGATCGACCGGCTGGGCGGGCTGCACCGGTTCATGAATTGGGAAAAGCCCATCCTTACGGATAGCGGCGGATTTCAGGTGATGAGCCTTGCGGGGCTGCGCAAGCTCACCGAAGAGGGCGTGACGTTCAAAAGCCATATCGACGGGTCGAAACACGCGCTGACGCCGGAGCGGTCGATGGAAATCCAGCGGCTTCTGGGCTCGGATATTGTAATGTGTTTCGACGAATGCCCGGCCTTGCCCGCAACCGAGGAGCGGGTGGCCGAGAGCATGCGGCTGTCGATGCGCTGGGCGGCACGGTCGCGCGAGGCGTTCGGCGACCGGCCGGGCCATGCGCTTTTTGGCATCCAGCAGGGCGGCGTGACACAAGACTTGCGCGCGGAGAGCGCGGAGGCGCTGCGCAAGATTGGCTTTGACGGCTACGCGGTGGGCGGTCTGGCGGTGGGTGAGGGGCAGGAGGCGATGTTTGGTGTGCTGGATTACGCGCCCGCCATGCTGCCCGAGGAAAAGCCGCGCTATCTGATGGGGGTGGGCAAGCCCGACGATATCGTGGGCGCCGTCGCGCGCGGGATCGACATGATGGATTGCGTGTTGCCATCGCGATCGGGGCGGACGGGGCAGGTCTTTACGAGGCGCGGGGTGCTGAACATCAAGAATGCCCGGCATCAGGACGATCCTAGGCCGCTGGATGAAGATTGTACCTGCCCGGCCTGCCAAAGCTATTCGCGGGCCTACCTGCATCACGTCTTTCGCGCGCAGGAGATGATCTCGGGCATGCTGCTGACCTGGCACAACCTGCACTATTATCAGGAGATCATGTCGGGCATGCGCACAGCGATCTCGGAAGGACGGTTTGATGCCTGGCAGCGGGAGTTTCATGCGGGTCGGGCAGAGGGTGACATCGAACCGCTTTGA